The Deinococcus roseus genome has a window encoding:
- a CDS encoding TerD family protein: MINLTKGQSINLKKEGAGGLQRVHLGLGWDVAKAKGLFGMFSAPESIDLDASAAVYDAQGNLLDTIWFRQLQSKDGSIKHSGDNLTGAGDGDDEIITVDLSRLPSNVSQIVLAVSSFRGQNFAKVENAFCRVVNADNKQEAARYNLSATGNHTSIIIGKLQLVSGEWTFKALGEMTNGRTIQDIANDIRRVL, encoded by the coding sequence ATGATCAATTTGACCAAAGGACAGAGCATCAACCTCAAAAAAGAAGGCGCAGGCGGACTGCAACGGGTGCACCTGGGCCTCGGCTGGGATGTGGCCAAAGCCAAAGGCCTGTTTGGCATGTTCTCGGCTCCAGAAAGCATTGACCTGGATGCCAGTGCTGCTGTTTATGATGCCCAGGGCAATTTGCTGGACACCATATGGTTCCGTCAGTTGCAAAGCAAAGATGGCAGCATCAAACACAGCGGAGACAACCTGACCGGAGCTGGAGACGGCGACGATGAAATCATCACCGTGGACCTTTCCCGTCTGCCCAGCAACGTCAGCCAGATTGTGCTGGCAGTGTCCAGTTTCCGGGGTCAGAATTTTGCAAAAGTGGAAAATGCTTTCTGCCGGGTGGTCAATGCAGACAACAAACAGGAAGCTGCCCGCTACAACCTGAGCGCCACCGGCAACCACACCAGCATCATCATCGGAAAACTGCAACTGGTGTCTGGAGAATGGACCTTCAAAGCCCTGGGTGAAATGACCAACGGGCGCACCATTCAGGACATTGCCAACGACATCCGCCGCGTGCTGTAA
- a CDS encoding TerD family protein, with protein sequence MQKLVPGQKIKLSEVTSSNRIDIDVQVQGSSREYDISCFLLNGQEKLPSDDHVVFYNQSKSPQGEVQLAHRDAYSAQFQLDLSRVGSGVQRLAFTCTIDDQHTFKDVKTGRVRVSSEGNVLLEFVFSGQQFSQEKAVILSEVYFKDVWRFGAIAQGFNGGLADLVKHYGGTVAKPSPAPTPAPAPQPAPPVQESKPAGSAEPAGSAGKVNLSKITLEKRGDSGKVNLRKDGRKQPIHINLNWEQHSKPSSSGLWGLLANQPAASSTADLDLGCMFEMQSGYRGVIQALGNSFGAKDTVPYIFLDKDDRSGQSQDGENLLVLRPDLIKRVVVFAYIYQGVSTFQDVGGRMKITDDQGNEIHLKLDQPDPSQKFCAICSIINSGDHIQVTKEELYFRGHQETDEHFGFGFRWQSGQKS encoded by the coding sequence ATGCAAAAACTTGTTCCCGGACAGAAAATCAAACTTTCAGAGGTCACCTCCAGCAACCGCATCGACATTGATGTACAGGTGCAGGGGTCTTCCAGGGAATATGACATCAGTTGTTTTCTGCTGAATGGGCAGGAAAAACTGCCCTCGGATGACCACGTGGTGTTCTATAACCAGAGCAAATCCCCCCAGGGTGAAGTGCAACTTGCCCACAGGGATGCTTACAGCGCTCAATTTCAACTGGATCTGTCCAGGGTGGGATCCGGCGTTCAGCGTCTGGCTTTCACCTGCACCATTGACGACCAGCACACCTTCAAGGATGTGAAAACCGGACGGGTGCGGGTGTCCAGTGAGGGCAATGTGCTGCTGGAATTCGTGTTCAGCGGCCAGCAGTTCTCGCAGGAAAAAGCCGTGATCCTGTCCGAGGTGTATTTCAAGGACGTCTGGCGATTCGGGGCCATTGCCCAGGGTTTCAATGGCGGTCTGGCAGATCTGGTCAAACATTATGGAGGAACGGTGGCCAAACCCTCTCCAGCGCCCACCCCTGCTCCTGCACCCCAGCCGGCACCACCTGTGCAGGAAAGCAAACCTGCTGGGTCTGCTGAACCTGCTGGATCTGCCGGAAAAGTGAACCTCAGCAAGATCACCCTGGAAAAACGGGGCGATTCTGGCAAGGTCAATTTGCGCAAAGATGGCCGCAAGCAGCCCATTCACATCAACCTGAACTGGGAGCAGCACAGCAAACCCAGCAGCAGCGGATTGTGGGGACTGCTGGCCAACCAGCCTGCTGCCAGCAGCACTGCAGACCTCGACCTGGGCTGCATGTTTGAAATGCAAAGCGGATACCGGGGCGTGATTCAGGCCCTCGGGAACTCTTTTGGAGCAAAAGACACCGTGCCTTACATCTTTCTGGACAAGGATGACCGCAGCGGTCAATCCCAGGACGGAGAGAACCTGCTGGTCCTGAGGCCCGACCTGATCAAACGGGTGGTGGTCTTCGCTTACATCTACCAGGGGGTTTCCACCTTCCAGGATGTGGGTGGGCGCATGAAAATCACCGACGATCAGGGCAATGAGATTCACCTGAAGCTGGATCAGCCTGATCCCAGCCAGAAGTTCTGTGCCATTTGCAGCATCATCAACTCTGGAGACCACATCCAGGTCACCAAAGAAGAACTGTATTTCCGGGGCCACCAGGAAACCGACGAGCATTTCGGTTTTGGTTTTCGCTGGCAATCCGGGCAGAAATCCTGA
- a CDS encoding TerD family protein, whose amino-acid sequence MAINLSKGGNINLSKEAPGLRKVRVGLGWDVRATDGAAFDLDAMALLVNEDGRAGSDADLIFYNNLKHGSGAVEHTGDNRTGQGEGDDESILVELAKVPQQIHRLVVSVSIHEGQARGQSFGQIRNAFIRVVDDETGTEVARYDLSEDASTETLMVFGELYRHGGDWKFRAVGQGYREGLEAFLRNHGFNV is encoded by the coding sequence ATGGCAATCAACCTCAGCAAAGGCGGCAACATCAACCTCAGCAAAGAAGCCCCCGGCCTGCGCAAAGTGCGGGTGGGCCTCGGGTGGGATGTGCGTGCCACCGATGGAGCCGCATTCGACCTGGATGCCATGGCCCTGCTGGTCAATGAAGACGGACGGGCAGGCAGCGATGCCGACCTGATTTTCTACAACAACCTGAAACACGGCAGTGGTGCCGTTGAGCACACCGGCGACAACCGCACTGGACAGGGCGAGGGAGACGATGAGAGCATCCTGGTGGAACTCGCCAAGGTGCCCCAGCAGATCCACCGTCTGGTGGTCTCGGTGAGCATTCACGAAGGACAGGCCAGAGGCCAGAGCTTCGGTCAAATCCGCAATGCCTTCATCCGCGTGGTGGACGATGAAACTGGCACCGAAGTGGCCCGTTATGACCTCTCCGAAGATGCCAGCACCGAAACCCTGATGGTGTTCGGAGAACTTTACCGCCACGGTGGGGACTGGAAGTTCCGCGCTGTGGGTCAGGGCTACCGCGAAGGTCTGGAAGCTTTCCTCAGAAACCACGGTTTCAACGTTTAA
- a CDS encoding TerD family protein, which translates to MPVSLSKGGNVSLTKEAPGLTSITVGLGWDIRTTDGAAFDLDASAFLIGESGKVASDSDFVFFNNSKSADGSVEYGGDNRTGEGAGDDETIKIDLNAVPQNVTRIVIAVTIYDSEARRQNFGMVRNAYARVLNNAGGAEIARYDLSEDASTETAMIFAEVYRNNAEWKFKAIGQGYNNGLRGLAVDFGVNVG; encoded by the coding sequence ATGCCAGTCAGTTTAAGCAAAGGTGGAAATGTCAGTTTGACCAAAGAAGCTCCCGGCCTCACCAGCATCACGGTGGGTCTGGGCTGGGACATCCGCACCACCGACGGGGCCGCATTCGACCTGGATGCCAGCGCCTTTTTGATCGGTGAAAGCGGCAAGGTCGCCAGCGACTCTGATTTTGTCTTCTTCAACAACAGCAAGAGTGCAGATGGAAGTGTGGAGTACGGCGGAGACAACCGCACCGGGGAAGGAGCCGGGGACGATGAAACCATCAAGATCGACCTCAATGCTGTGCCCCAGAACGTCACCCGCATTGTGATTGCCGTGACCATCTACGATTCAGAAGCCCGCCGCCAGAACTTCGGCATGGTGCGCAACGCCTACGCACGTGTATTAAACAATGCAGGCGGCGCAGAAATTGCCCGTTATGATCTGAGTGAAGACGCCAGCACCGAAACCGCCATGATTTTCGCTGAAGTGTACCGCAACAACGCGGAGTGGAAATTCAAGGCCATCGGTCAGGGCTACAACAACGGCCTGCGTGGCCTGGCTGTGGACTTCGGCGTCAACGTCGGCTAA
- a CDS encoding DUF475 domain-containing protein encodes MLRQEFGFAFLVTLVCLAGAFFYGFKTGDITTAGSFLLIALILGVMEVSLSFDNAVVNASVLKNMDAVWQRRFLTWGILIAVFGMRFLFPIVIVALVANLGFIEVVNLAFTNPTEYAKHLTEAHVPISAFGGTFLLLVFLKYLMDPEKEVHWLAFIERPLAKIGRLDTIQVFVTGTLLLVLVSTMVHPEEKLVALVSGLIGILTYILIDALGGLFEVDDIAARAGAAGLTAFIYLEVLDASFSLDGVIGAFAITKEIVVIAAGLCIGAVFVRSLTLMLVKRGTLAQYVFLEHGAHYGIGALAVIMLLGMGHIEIPELVTGLIGVGFIVASVLWSMKYQRDNPQLTEG; translated from the coding sequence ATGTTACGTCAAGAGTTTGGGTTCGCATTTCTGGTGACCCTCGTCTGTCTTGCAGGGGCCTTCTTTTACGGCTTCAAGACCGGCGACATCACCACCGCTGGTTCATTTTTGCTCATCGCCCTGATCCTGGGGGTGATGGAGGTGTCCCTGAGTTTCGACAACGCTGTGGTGAATGCCAGCGTGCTGAAAAACATGGACGCCGTATGGCAAAGGCGCTTTCTCACCTGGGGGATTTTGATTGCAGTGTTCGGGATGCGTTTCCTCTTCCCCATCGTGATTGTGGCCCTGGTGGCCAACCTGGGGTTCATCGAGGTGGTCAACCTGGCCTTCACCAACCCAACGGAGTACGCCAAGCACCTCACCGAAGCCCACGTGCCGATTTCTGCGTTCGGGGGAACCTTCCTGCTGCTGGTGTTCCTGAAGTACCTGATGGACCCCGAAAAAGAAGTGCACTGGCTGGCTTTCATTGAACGTCCCCTGGCCAAAATTGGTCGCCTGGACACCATTCAGGTCTTTGTGACCGGCACTTTGTTGCTGGTGCTGGTGAGCACCATGGTTCACCCTGAAGAAAAACTGGTGGCCCTGGTTTCAGGCCTGATTGGCATCCTCACCTACATCCTGATTGACGCCCTGGGGGGTCTCTTTGAGGTGGATGACATCGCCGCCAGGGCAGGCGCTGCAGGTCTGACTGCTTTCATTTACCTGGAAGTGCTGGACGCCAGCTTCTCTCTGGATGGGGTGATCGGGGCTTTCGCCATCACCAAGGAAATCGTGGTGATTGCCGCAGGTCTGTGCATTGGTGCGGTTTTTGTGCGTTCCCTGACCCTGATGCTGGTGAAAAGGGGCACCCTGGCACAGTACGTGTTCCTGGAGCACGGAGCCCACTACGGCATCGGTGCCCTGGCCGTGATCATGCTGCTGGGCATGGGACACATTGAAATTCCTGAACTGGTCACTGGTCTGATCGGGGTGGGTTTCATTGTGGCCTCGGTGCTGTGGTCCATGAAATACCAGCGGGACAATCCCCAGCTGACCGAAGGGTGA
- a CDS encoding ATP-grasp domain-containing protein — MKTRVWFNKGFSVIHHVLNAMHATGQWELYATHTTPEAPMLYGPWHHELEPAGLTGRKYLNWALEYCKKHRIEVFFPCKEKSLIKKHEAEFAAIGTTLVVSASPEVLRLVDHKAEFLQTFPTHICPIPDFRTFHTLDEFNQAVEELGGERKALCFKPSVGIYASGFRMLTRKSRMTLLLGNELYAMSYQEARAYFGNNRKFAKMMLMEVCEGTERSIDCVALNGELAQCVIRSKSKEGAQVSEDNAAVEQMAREITRHYGLNGIFNIQLKDRGGVPNMLEINARPSGGMHLSITAGLNFGHVAALMALGHLTPDQVPAPKRNVRMLAIMGSVLVRDDVLEEVH, encoded by the coding sequence ATGAAAACACGGGTCTGGTTCAACAAAGGTTTCAGCGTCATTCACCATGTGCTCAATGCCATGCATGCCACCGGTCAGTGGGAACTTTATGCCACCCACACCACCCCGGAAGCCCCCATGCTGTATGGTCCCTGGCACCATGAACTGGAACCTGCAGGATTGACGGGCAGAAAGTACCTGAACTGGGCACTGGAGTACTGCAAGAAACACCGCATTGAGGTGTTCTTTCCCTGCAAGGAAAAAAGCCTGATCAAAAAGCATGAGGCAGAATTTGCAGCCATCGGGACCACACTGGTGGTCTCTGCAAGCCCTGAAGTCCTGCGTCTGGTGGACCACAAAGCCGAATTTCTGCAGACCTTCCCCACCCACATCTGCCCCATCCCGGATTTCCGCACTTTTCACACCCTGGATGAATTCAATCAGGCGGTGGAGGAATTGGGCGGGGAACGCAAAGCCCTGTGCTTCAAACCCAGTGTGGGCATTTACGCCAGCGGTTTTCGCATGCTGACCCGCAAAAGCCGCATGACCCTGCTGCTGGGCAATGAACTGTATGCCATGAGTTATCAGGAAGCCAGGGCCTACTTTGGCAACAACAGGAAGTTTGCCAAAATGATGCTGATGGAGGTGTGCGAGGGCACCGAACGCTCCATTGACTGCGTGGCCCTCAATGGAGAACTGGCCCAGTGTGTCATTCGCAGCAAAAGCAAGGAAGGGGCACAGGTCAGTGAGGACAACGCAGCAGTGGAGCAGATGGCCCGTGAAATCACCCGGCATTACGGCCTGAATGGCATCTTCAACATTCAATTGAAAGACCGGGGCGGGGTCCCCAACATGCTGGAAATCAATGCCCGGCCCAGTGGAGGCATGCACCTGAGCATCACCGCAGGCCTGAACTTTGGTCATGTGGCGGCACTGATGGCCCTGGGTCACCTGACCCCCGATCAGGTGCCTGCCCCAAAACGCAATGTGCGGATGCTGGCCATCATGGGCAGTGTTCTGGTGCGGGATGATGTGCTGGAGGAAGTGCATTGA
- a CDS encoding phosphoribosyltransferase domain-containing protein, which produces MSPSSIQAVKQVVLPSGTLTIELHDEQVPLDTITEYAVRQNPRRGFLFVSKILGKHLPVKPSEALKHHCSLAKSLPLDAEGPVLFIGMAETATGLSASIFEEHCKLTGRKDALYLPSTRYRLGEHATLLFQETHSHATDHLIYPPQDPEKKALWDHARTLVLIDDEITTGKTLKALTHTLKAALPALQEVHLVCFTSWLDLPPAVLQEEFGLPVQIHALVKGRMDFTPNPEFAPPELPKVTGNGADKTPLIRKEYSRLGRLPDEHALPEHLQKKVAELPLQDRPILVLGTGEFAFEPLKFAAALENAGHQVVFHTTTRSPILPGEVIHSRLEFPDNYGDQIPNYLYNHHPAQYSRIMLCFETLPTSEDQTLADLLQAETVYF; this is translated from the coding sequence TTGAGTCCCTCTTCCATCCAGGCGGTCAAGCAGGTGGTGCTGCCCTCTGGCACCTTGACCATCGAGCTGCATGACGAGCAGGTGCCTCTGGACACCATCACAGAATATGCGGTCCGGCAGAATCCCCGGCGTGGATTTCTGTTCGTCAGCAAAATTCTGGGCAAGCACCTTCCTGTGAAACCTTCCGAAGCCCTGAAACACCACTGCTCCCTGGCAAAGTCCCTGCCCCTGGATGCAGAAGGGCCTGTGCTGTTCATCGGGATGGCTGAAACAGCCACAGGCCTCTCTGCCAGCATCTTTGAGGAACACTGCAAGCTGACAGGAAGAAAGGACGCGCTGTACCTGCCTTCCACCCGTTACCGTCTGGGTGAGCATGCCACCTTGCTGTTTCAGGAAACCCACTCGCACGCCACAGACCACCTGATCTACCCTCCTCAGGACCCTGAGAAAAAAGCTTTGTGGGACCATGCCAGAACCCTGGTGCTGATTGACGATGAGATCACCACTGGCAAGACCCTCAAGGCCCTCACGCATACCCTCAAAGCCGCCCTGCCAGCTTTGCAGGAAGTGCATCTGGTGTGTTTCACCAGCTGGCTGGATTTGCCCCCTGCAGTGCTGCAGGAAGAATTCGGATTGCCTGTGCAGATTCACGCCCTGGTGAAAGGCCGCATGGATTTCACCCCCAACCCAGAATTTGCTCCCCCTGAGCTGCCAAAAGTAACGGGCAACGGCGCAGACAAGACTCCCCTGATTCGCAAAGAGTACTCGCGTCTGGGAAGGCTGCCTGATGAACATGCACTTCCAGAACACCTGCAGAAAAAGGTTGCTGAACTGCCCCTGCAGGACAGACCCATTCTGGTGCTGGGAACCGGAGAATTCGCTTTTGAACCCCTGAAATTTGCAGCAGCGCTGGAAAATGCCGGGCACCAGGTGGTCTTTCACACCACCACCCGCAGCCCGATTTTGCCGGGCGAGGTGATTCACAGCCGCCTGGAATTCCCGGACAACTATGGGGACCAGATTCCCAACTACCTGTACAACCACCATCCAGCACAGTATTCCCGCATCATGCTGTGTTTTGAAACCCTTCCGACTTCCGAAGACCAGACCCTGGCTGACCTGCTGCAGGCAGAAACGGTCTACTTTTGA
- a CDS encoding cysteine protease StiP family protein: MPDFSLTPMPTSYDPQDVTFLLLPIEIETLSVEEKEKRIQSGNSHYSEILSIESPPKADYLELYHRAVERQAARVAQDIRLLAAQLVQDTPAGQKLVLVSLARAGTPVGVLLTRFLRSCGHEVQHYSVSIIRDRGLDLHALQHIVNQEGNLAEHLHFIDGWTGKGVISRELQISVDHFNAEQGTRLSSNLYVLADISGTAHHAPTHEDYLIPHAVLNGTVSGLISRTVRQPEAYAAGAFDGAMHLEHLTAQDETLTYLGMIEEHHPQPPQLPELLSDSPRNTAQLRTTSMQCLQDLQRGYGERPLNYIKPGVGESTRVMLRRIPERLIVRDPQHPDVHHLIELAEKRQVEVTKQVDLPYQAVALIRPLLTDQDI; this comes from the coding sequence ATGCCTGATTTTTCATTGACGCCCATGCCCACCAGTTACGATCCCCAGGACGTGACTTTTTTGCTGCTTCCCATCGAGATCGAAACACTGAGTGTGGAAGAGAAAGAAAAACGCATCCAGTCCGGGAACAGCCATTACAGTGAAATCCTTTCCATCGAGTCTCCCCCAAAAGCCGATTATCTGGAGCTGTACCATCGGGCGGTGGAGCGGCAGGCTGCACGTGTGGCACAGGACATTCGTCTGCTGGCTGCACAACTGGTGCAGGACACGCCAGCAGGGCAGAAACTGGTGCTGGTCAGCCTTGCACGGGCAGGAACGCCAGTGGGGGTGCTGCTCACCCGCTTTCTGCGCAGTTGTGGCCATGAGGTGCAGCACTACAGTGTCAGCATCATCCGGGACAGGGGGCTGGACCTGCATGCCCTGCAGCACATTGTGAATCAGGAAGGAAACCTTGCTGAACACCTGCATTTCATTGATGGCTGGACGGGCAAAGGGGTGATTTCCAGAGAACTGCAAATCAGTGTGGATCACTTCAATGCCGAGCAGGGCACCCGCCTTTCCAGCAACCTTTATGTTCTGGCAGACATCAGTGGCACCGCCCACCATGCACCCACCCATGAAGATTACCTGATTCCACATGCTGTCCTGAACGGAACGGTTTCAGGCCTGATCAGCAGAACCGTCAGGCAGCCTGAAGCCTATGCAGCAGGGGCTTTTGATGGGGCCATGCATCTGGAACACCTCACTGCACAGGATGAAACTTTGACCTACCTGGGCATGATTGAGGAGCATCATCCCCAGCCGCCCCAACTGCCGGAACTTCTTTCAGATTCACCGCGTAATACAGCTCAGTTGAGAACAACCTCCATGCAGTGCCTGCAGGACCTGCAACGCGGGTATGGAGAGCGTCCGCTCAATTACATCAAACCTGGTGTGGGTGAAAGCACGCGGGTGATGCTGCGCAGAATTCCTGAACGGTTGATTGTGCGGGACCCGCAGCATCCTGATGTGCATCACCTGATCGAGCTGGCGGAAAAACGCCAGGTAGAGGTCACAAAACAGGTAGACTTGCCTTACCAGGCAGTGGCACTGATCCGGCCACTTCTGACAGATCAGGACATATAG
- a CDS encoding tellurite resistance TerB family protein: MSFFNKLKGAAQSIAGDLQKSAKQFMNREFAEASMAACALMAAADGKIDSTERSKTAQFIMSNSVLQSFDVATLKQKFEFYCGKLEQDFDFGKIEAIQAVGKLKNKPEAARAAVQVALVIANADGNFDEKERQVLREICNAVAISPSEFGA; the protein is encoded by the coding sequence ATGAGTTTTTTCAACAAACTGAAAGGCGCAGCCCAATCCATCGCAGGAGACCTGCAAAAAAGTGCAAAGCAATTCATGAACCGTGAATTTGCAGAGGCCAGCATGGCCGCCTGTGCCCTGATGGCAGCCGCCGATGGAAAAATCGACTCCACGGAGCGCAGCAAAACCGCACAATTCATCATGAGCAATTCCGTGCTGCAGTCTTTTGATGTGGCCACCCTCAAACAGAAATTTGAATTTTACTGTGGCAAACTGGAACAGGATTTCGATTTCGGCAAAATTGAAGCCATCCAGGCTGTGGGCAAACTGAAAAACAAACCGGAAGCGGCCCGTGCTGCTGTGCAGGTCGCGCTGGTGATCGCCAATGCAGACGGCAACTTTGACGAGAAAGAGCGTCAGGTGCTGCGGGAAATCTGCAATGCCGTGGCCATCAGCCCCAGCGAATTCGGCGCCTGA
- a CDS encoding HpcH/HpaI aldolase/citrate lyase family protein: protein MQALELGASLYVPGTHPQLLSIVNAEKYPFLRSVIICTEDAVLPQHLPEALHNINQTLQELRSSNLKVFVRARNIPVLQQLLDLPGIEQVEGFVLPKVEPQNLPLWMGTLKGTTFQIMPTLETRVVFDRGALDELRSMLLAQQHRVLSLRIGGNDLLSLLNMRRSRGVSAYQTPLGTLINQLVLQFKPYGFNLSAPVYDFTDDPETLVQETRMDLQNGLFGKTAIHPSQVPVIESLYRVSGTDLEMAEAILAADAPAVFKMGDAMCEPATHRNWAEQVVDRYQVYGLDPGTSVQLHAVNE, encoded by the coding sequence ATGCAGGCACTTGAACTGGGCGCTTCCCTGTATGTCCCTGGCACGCATCCACAACTCCTTTCCATCGTCAACGCAGAAAAATACCCTTTTCTGCGTTCGGTGATCATTTGCACAGAAGATGCTGTTTTGCCGCAGCATCTTCCAGAGGCGCTGCACAACATCAATCAGACCCTGCAGGAGTTGAGAAGCAGCAACCTGAAGGTGTTTGTGCGGGCCAGAAACATCCCGGTTTTGCAGCAATTGCTGGACCTGCCTGGAATCGAGCAGGTCGAGGGCTTTGTGCTTCCCAAAGTGGAGCCGCAAAACCTTCCCCTGTGGATGGGCACCCTGAAAGGCACCACATTCCAGATCATGCCCACCCTGGAAACCCGGGTGGTTTTTGACCGTGGAGCCCTGGACGAGTTGCGTTCCATGCTGCTGGCCCAGCAACACCGGGTGCTGTCTTTAAGGATTGGGGGCAATGACCTGCTGAGCCTGCTGAACATGCGCCGCAGCCGGGGGGTCAGTGCCTACCAGACCCCACTGGGCACCCTGATCAACCAGCTGGTTTTGCAATTCAAGCCTTACGGGTTCAACCTGAGTGCTCCGGTTTACGATTTCACGGATGACCCGGAAACCCTGGTGCAGGAAACCCGCATGGATTTGCAGAACGGTCTTTTTGGCAAGACTGCCATTCACCCCTCCCAGGTTCCGGTGATTGAAAGCCTGTACCGGGTGTCTGGCACCGATCTGGAAATGGCTGAAGCCATTCTGGCTGCAGATGCTCCTGCAGTGTTCAAAATGGGAGATGCCATGTGCGAACCTGCGACCCACCGCAACTGGGCCGAACAGGTGGTGGACCGGTACCAGGTGTATGGTCTGGACCCGGGCACCTCTGTGCAGCTTCATGCTGTGAATGAATAA
- a CDS encoding DoxX family protein, which yields MLRSLQQFTRRAWKNPAWKRRTRLSLGALFVFTGICHFWVPRMFLSIMPKWVPFPEAAVALSGAAEVAGGLGLLSKATRKPAGLGLVALLLLVFPANIQMLLWARKFPVPVWLLWLRLPLQPLLIWLVWWASQDETEARV from the coding sequence ATGCTCAGGTCATTGCAACAATTCACCAGACGTGCCTGGAAAAATCCTGCCTGGAAACGCAGAACCCGCCTTTCGCTGGGAGCACTGTTTGTGTTCACAGGCATCTGCCATTTCTGGGTGCCCAGAATGTTTCTGTCCATCATGCCAAAATGGGTGCCTTTTCCAGAGGCTGCTGTGGCCCTCAGTGGTGCAGCAGAGGTGGCTGGAGGGCTGGGTTTGCTGAGCAAGGCCACACGCAAACCTGCTGGCCTGGGGCTGGTGGCCTTGCTGTTGCTGGTTTTTCCAGCCAACATCCAGATGCTGTTGTGGGCCAGAAAATTCCCTGTACCGGTGTGGCTGTTGTGGTTGAGGTTGCCTTTGCAGCCCCTCTTGATCTGGCTGGTGTGGTGGGCCAGTCAGGATGAGACTGAAGCGCGGGTTTGA
- a CDS encoding SMI1/KNR4 family protein, with translation MDALTYQQALIHLKSCTRDGTAPGPDGMIRTFKILQNYTAAEIAKTMQHLQTPFPEDYQAFLIHLGSAELYFHPGRRTGIKFLGLHELERYNRAIFAGNPEQFPHLMVAAVLSHVGSFAVFDFRRPLHPFNVFSTESQVENWQTESTGWCDFQSWMTRLVASHGGELYTQDL, from the coding sequence ATGGATGCACTGACTTACCAACAAGCATTGATCCATCTGAAAAGCTGCACCAGAGACGGTACAGCTCCTGGCCCTGATGGCATGATCCGCACCTTCAAAATCCTGCAGAACTACACCGCCGCAGAAATTGCAAAAACCATGCAACACCTGCAAACCCCCTTCCCAGAAGACTACCAGGCCTTTCTGATACACCTGGGCTCTGCAGAGCTTTACTTTCATCCGGGCAGACGCACCGGCATCAAATTTCTGGGGCTGCATGAACTGGAACGGTACAATCGGGCCATTTTCGCTGGCAATCCTGAGCAGTTTCCCCACCTGATGGTGGCGGCTGTGCTGTCCCATGTGGGCAGTTTTGCTGTGTTTGATTTCAGACGCCCACTGCATCCTTTCAATGTCTTCAGCACCGAAAGCCAGGTGGAAAACTGGCAGACAGAAAGCACAGGATGGTGTGACTTTCAGAGCTGGATGACCCGTCTGGTCGCCAGCCATGGAGGCGAACTGTACACCCAGGATTTATAA
- a CDS encoding SDR family oxidoreductase: MPDAPMEKPGHQNEMSPRPEVISKDYKPAGKLQGQTAIISGGDSGIGRSVAVAFAAEGADVAIIYLEENQDARDTRKMVEERGGKCLLIAGDVGKPEFCEQAVQQVLKKFGRLDIVVNNAAEQTPQEDFMKITPEQLEKTFRTNIFGYFYLTRAAMPHLKKGARIINTTSVTAYRGSPGLVDYSATKGAIVAFTRSLSGMLAEKGIRVNGVAPGPIWTPLIPSTFPEDKVEHFGEDTPLGRPGQPSEVATCFVFLASQDSSYMTGQVLHPNGGEIING, encoded by the coding sequence ATGCCAGATGCACCCATGGAAAAACCCGGACATCAAAACGAAATGTCTCCCCGTCCTGAAGTGATCAGCAAAGACTACAAACCTGCAGGAAAACTGCAAGGCCAGACGGCCATCATCTCTGGTGGAGATTCAGGGATTGGTCGCTCTGTGGCGGTGGCTTTTGCTGCCGAAGGCGCAGACGTGGCCATCATTTACCTGGAAGAAAACCAGGATGCCCGTGACACCCGCAAAATGGTGGAAGAACGGGGCGGCAAATGCCTGCTGATTGCCGGAGATGTGGGCAAACCCGAGTTCTGTGAACAGGCTGTGCAGCAGGTGCTGAAGAAATTCGGCAGGCTGGACATCGTGGTCAACAATGCAGCAGAGCAAACCCCCCAGGAAGATTTCATGAAAATCACCCCGGAGCAGCTGGAAAAAACCTTCAGAACCAACATCTTCGGTTATTTTTACCTGACCCGTGCTGCCATGCCCCACCTGAAGAAAGGCGCACGCATCATCAACACCACCTCGGTCACCGCCTACCGGGGCAGCCCTGGACTGGTGGATTACTCTGCCACCAAGGGAGCCATTGTGGCCTTCACCCGTTCCCTCTCAGGCATGCTGGCCGAAAAAGGCATCCGGGTGAATGGTGTGGCCCCCGGTCCCATCTGGACGCCCCTGATCCCCAGCACCTTCCCAGAAGACAAGGTGGAACATTTCGGAGAAGATACCCCTCTGGGACGTCCTGGACAGCCCAGCGAAGTGGCCACCTGTTTTGTGTTTCTGGCCTCCCAGGACAGCAGTTACATGACCGGACAGGTGCTGCACCCCAATGGAGGAGAGATCATCAACGGTTGA